The following nucleotide sequence is from Ferruginibacter lapsinanis.
TTTTATTCACCGCATCGAATGTGGCATTGGCAAATAATAATGCATTTGGATTGGCATTACCAATATCTTCACTTGCTAATATCAGCAAACGCCTGGCAATAAATTTCACATCTTCTCCCCCCTCTATCATTCTTGCCAACCAATATACTGCTGCATTGGGATCGCTGCCACGAATTGATTTGATAAATGCAGAGATCACATCATAATGCTGTTCTCCTTTTTTATCATACAAAGCAATCCTTTGTTGTGCTATCTCCATCACCGCCTCATCAGTAACCACTACATTATTTCCCAATGTATCCGTTACCAGTTCAAAAAGATTCAGGAGCTTTCTTGCATCTCCTCCTGAAATATTGATCAGTGCTTCTGTTTCTTTTAAGTCAATTTTTTTTGTTTGCAAAACAACATCTTTTTCAATGGCATGATGCAATAAAGCGATCAGATCATTCTTATCCAATGCTTTTAAAATATATACCTGACTTCTACTTAACAACGCACTGTTCACTTCAAAGGAGGGATTCTCTGTAGTAGCGCCAATTAAAGTGATGATCCCTTTTTCAACAGCACCAAGCAATGCATCCTGCTGACCTTTATTAAAGCGATGAATTTCATCGATGAATAAAATAACATTGCTTTGCTTTTTTGCCAGATCAATCACTTCCCTTACTTCTTTCACTCCACTACTGATGGCACTTAATGTATAGAAAGGAACTTGCAATGTATTGGCAATAATATTAGCGATAGTTGTTTTACCAACACCCGGAGGGCCCCATAATATCATGCTAGGCACTTTTCCCTGCTCGATGGCTTTACGCAAAATACTTCCTTGTCCGGTCAGGTGTTGTTGTCCGGTCAATTCATCCAATGATGAAGGTCGTAAACGTTCGGCGAGAGGAGGAAGACTCATAGACTACAAATTTACCGTAAAATGTTTGTTGTAAATAAAATGGCCGACCAAAGACTGATCGACCATTTATAGATTTGTCAAAAGAGAATTTTATGCTTTCAGATCTAACTTTATCTGCAATTCATCAAATTGTTTTGCATCAATACTTGAAGGCGCATCTAACATTACATCTCTGCCGCTGTTATTTTTAGGGAAAGCAATAAAATCACGGATACTTTCGCTTCCACCCAAGATAGCACATAATCTATCGAAGCCAAAAGCCAATCCACCATGAGGAGGTGCACCGTATTCAAAAGCGCCTAATAAGAATCCGAATTTATGTTGTTGCTCTTGTTCATCCATTCCTAATGCGGCAAACATTTTTTCCTGTAATTCTCTTTGGAAGATACGAATACTACCACCACCGATCTCATTGCCATTCAATACCATATCATACGCATTGGCTTTGATGCCGGCATATGGATGCGCCAGGTAATTGGCTGCGTCTTCAATTACAGGATTGTTATTGATCATAACCGGTATATGATCCGGCTTAGGTGATGTGAACGGATGATGTCTTGCTACCCAGCGATTATCTTCTTCTGCATATTCAAACAATGGGAAATCAAGTACCCATAATAATTTGAATTCATCTGCTTTACGCATACCTAATTTATCCGCCATATACATACGCAGATCACTACTTGCTTTTCTTGTTTTTTCTTCTGCACCTGCCAATATTAAAATAAGATCGCCTGCTTTAGCATTAGCAGCTTCAGCAATCGCCTTCAGTTTTTCTTCACTATAAAATTTATCTACACTGCTTTTAAAAGTGCCATCAGCATTACATTTAATGAACACCAATCCTTTCATACCGATCTGTGGTCGTTTTA
It contains:
- a CDS encoding replication-associated recombination protein A encodes the protein MSLPPLAERLRPSSLDELTGQQHLTGQGSILRKAIEQGKVPSMILWGPPGVGKTTIANIIANTLQVPFYTLSAISSGVKEVREVIDLAKKQSNVILFIDEIHRFNKGQQDALLGAVEKGIITLIGATTENPSFEVNSALLSRSQVYILKALDKNDLIALLHHAIEKDVVLQTKKIDLKETEALINISGGDARKLLNLFELVTDTLGNNVVVTDEAVMEIAQQRIALYDKKGEQHYDVISAFIKSIRGSDPNAAVYWLARMIEGGEDVKFIARRLLILASEDIGNANPNALLFANATFDAVNKIGYPESRIILSQCVTYLASSPKSNAAYMAINTAMAAVQQFGDLSVPLHIRNAPTKLMKNEGYGKDYQYSHNYESNFSAQEYLPNEISGTTFYDPGKNAREEELRKFLKTLWKEKYGY